A window of Misgurnus anguillicaudatus chromosome 3, ASM2758022v2, whole genome shotgun sequence genomic DNA:
ttcccaatcctggtcctcgagcaccccctcccaaaaagctttagatgtctccttatttaacacacctgattcaacttatcagcctTCTTCCAAAATGTTAAACATGTCTctctaacaagctgatgagttaaatcaggcgTGTCCAACAAGGAGACATCCAAAACCCCCTGGGGGGGTgatcgaggaccaggattgggaagcactgatctagattaatctcatacaaaataaaagtaattttttgcataacatatgagtttgtgctgtgtgtaattattatgtatatataaatacgcACACAttcatttacatgtgtatatatattaatttatatttattttatatctgaTTAATTATTGTAGCTATATTATATTGTAACTTAGCTATATATTTATTATCATAGAACATGGGTGCCAAAATAACATAACAATTATTAGGGAAATATCATATAGTTATGTAAAATGAAAACCGGatattcaaatatatttatatcaactttgtatatttgtctaattttctgtttattattttattctttatattttatttccttaaatcagattattaattaCTGTGCAATCAATGTTAGTTTGTGAAACTTGGATTGAGAGTAAGttgaattacagttttttttttttgcaattcaCTTTTGTGTGCCTCGTTTAATTTCATTGAAATTTAGGATTTAGTTGTGTATAAATTATTGGTTAAGTTGAAACTGAAAAACACAtaattttaatgtgtgtgtatgtaataACACTGTCCTGTAAGGTCCAACTCCAAGTGTCTACCTACTTTGAAATAACTAACTGAATCTTATCGatctttattcatttgtttatatAGTTTACACAGAGGCCCATTGACTCGCTGTCATGGAGGTGAACGGCACAGTCAACATACTGTCTTCGGCGTACCTGGCCGTTGAATTCGTGGACTCGGTTCTGCCAGCCAATCCGCTGCAGGAACCTCTGAAGCACGCCTGGAACGACATGCTGCAGAACTATAGCAAATTTCAGATCGCCACTTGGGGGTCCCTCATCGTCCATGAACTGATATATTTCATGTTCTGTCTGCCTGGTTTTATCTTTCAGTTCCTCCCCTTCATGCAAAAATATAAGATCCAACCGGTATGttgatttttatgtatttgtaatacattttaatttcaattaaAGCTGAACTTTTCTGAACTTTGTTCGTTTTTGCTTGTAGGACAAACCAGAGACATGGGAGAAGCAGTGGAAGTGCTTGAAAATGCTGCTGTTTAATCACTTCTTTATCCAACTACCACTCATCTGTGGGACATATTACTTTACTGAGTTCTTCAGCATTCCTTATGATTGGGACTCTATGCCTCGCTGGTGAGCAGATAAAACTTTTGAGGATTTCATGCTATTTGCACACTGTCTTTccaaaatgaatataaaaagtaAACATGACACATTCAGAGCCATTCACATTGCAATATCAAGTTTCATTGGAGCAGGATTTTGGACGTGTCATTGCTCTGTTgatttatggttaatttatgAGTTTGAGTGGCCCTtgatttattgttaaaaatctCTTTTTCCATTTCAGGCCTTATATTTTGGCCCAATGTTTTGGCTGTGCGGTGATTGAGGACACATGGCATTACTTCCTTCACCGAGCTCTACATCACCGCAGAATCTACAAATACATCCATAAAGTCCATCACGACTTCACTGTAAGCTGTTGAcaatgaatatgcaaattaaggAAAACATTTATCTCTCATCTGCGTAATTTAAGTTAATGATAATTAACCTTGCTGttcaatcattttttttctgtctttgtATGTTAGGCTCCTTTTGGCATGCAGGCTGAGTATGCCCACCCTCTCGAGACCATCATTCTGGGAGCAGGATTCTTCATTGGCATCATGATCTTCTGCAATCATGTTGTTATGCTCTGGGCCTGGGTCACTTTCCGTCTGATGGAAACTATTGATGTACACAGGTAAGACCAGCACACGTGTCTTAAATGTTATCATATTAACACAGTCATTATGTTAATGGTACTTTGCACAATTACATTGGCTATTAGGGGGTGggcacaccaaagctttaaaTGTGGCTGAAAATGCCATGCGGACGCAGACTTCCAGCGTTTTTTCAGCCAACTGAcagcttttttcagctgagcgctttggttgctgtgaacTTATCAGTCGTTGAATGACCAACGCGGATTGGTTGTTGTGCTTTTTATGCATCCCCTCCTCcgctgtgattggatggccgtgtgagaactgacattgacgagctgagcttttcacccaaagttgaaaatttttcaactctcagACTCTGCAATGAGCACGGAAAAAACACCATGCTGCCTCCTTTTTTGAAAAACTcccgcttccattggaaacaattgaaaactgTTAAAAGCTGTGTTGTGCACACCCCTGTACTGTTGTTCAGAGAATTAGGGGCCCAGATTCAAtgtgatttgtttttaaataagtaGTGGTTTGTAAAGTTCAAACATGTTACTCATTCtggtaaatgtttatatttatttggttAATTTAAAGCGGAAAATAGATTTAAGGCAGActtatcatgaaaatctgactttttccatgtttaaatgctataattgggttcccagtgcttctgtcagaacaacccagtaacttagttttggtaaaccattctctgcaagcatgtaaaaaattaggTAATTCAgatttggctcctcttgtgatgttgaaagttttttttattacaataataccgccccttaatctgcattatccaaccatggcacctTTGcacatttagtgcaaagacagagagtgagagggaacataattgacagcacaattgagtttcaatttcaacaaaccaccattatggtgattagtgtttgcatttcatcagctcatttgcatttaaaaggacacacccaaaattgccagtttttttctcaaatctataaagtggcaattttaacatgctatagtaaattatctatggggtattttgagctaaaacttcacatacacactctggtaATAACAAAGagttattttacatcttaagaAACTCTCataaaatgtctcctttaacaTTGATGATTTTGTTGATTTGTGGAAAGTGCCGAGTCATTAATTGCaacactagggggcactgtgtTATCAATTTATATCAAATtgtgtcattttaattaaatgggcAAAGATTTTTGTCTGAAgcatttttattgtattataatgctttaaagtacttttttttCTCATCAATTAATTTATATTGTATGCATGTCTTTTTATCATTTGATGTGTTTTTCTTTTGTCCTATGTTTAGTGGCTATGACATTCCTCTGAACCCCCTGCATCTGATTCCATTCTACGCTGGCGCTCGCTTCCATGACTTCCACCACATGAATTTTGTGGGTAACTACGGTTCTACATTCACCTGGTGGGACAAACTCTTCGACACGGATTCCCAGTATTACAAACATTACGGCCATAATAAAGCAGTGAAGACCGACTGATTGACAGAAGTGCACTTACTAAAATATACAGCGGTTTCACCATCATGCAGAAGGATCTGTCTCTCATGGACATCTGTTTGGGCATGTTTCCCCCACACACACCCGCTGTAAAGTATTTCAAATTGGACTGAATTAATTCAGATCAATCAAGGCCACCTTCTCTCACCAATGTGCC
This region includes:
- the msmo1 gene encoding methylsterol monooxygenase 1; translated protein: MEVNGTVNILSSAYLAVEFVDSVLPANPLQEPLKHAWNDMLQNYSKFQIATWGSLIVHELIYFMFCLPGFIFQFLPFMQKYKIQPDKPETWEKQWKCLKMLLFNHFFIQLPLICGTYYFTEFFSIPYDWDSMPRWPYILAQCFGCAVIEDTWHYFLHRALHHRRIYKYIHKVHHDFTAPFGMQAEYAHPLETIILGAGFFIGIMIFCNHVVMLWAWVTFRLMETIDVHSGYDIPLNPLHLIPFYAGARFHDFHHMNFVGNYGSTFTWWDKLFDTDSQYYKHYGHNKAVKTD